The following proteins are co-located in the Paludibaculum fermentans genome:
- a CDS encoding M16 family metallopeptidase → MRFTTILLPALVSILASAQTAQPTQPPKVNPLAVAKPAPPAKPKMTPPAPTAPRPYEFPKVASKTLPNGLKVFVIEDHRLPLLSASLQVIAGGAYAPPEKSGLANMTASLLHEGTTTRSAQDLAKLADNAGGSLSAGAGDDVATLGMTFMKSYSSLGMELLADMTRNPAFSQEEIDRAMRQAQSNLQVSYSSAEYLAPASASRALLGTHPYAYPGDGTPVTLRNIKREDIVSFYKANYAPGRAWMAVAGDVTPDEAFALVEKYFGSWEAAAAPDAKLPAPPAPKPQVVIVDMPNAVQTQIIVGHLGVPRNSPDYLALYVANQIFGGSFNSRLNMKLRANEGLTYGANSSFEPARQTGTFQASTFTRTEKTADAIRMLVDLLQEFKQNPATKEEFDEAKAYLMGSFAVGIETAAAVAGRVLTTAVYGLPDDYYPKFRERLQALTREQMSASLQKFLETDKLTIVAVGNAKEFSKELQAYGPTRIIKAEDLDLTAPDMVKVKAAASAASPEAATKGKALIAAALTALGGQEKAAAVKDQVLTGKIKLTMPQASFDGDSEESVLYPAYYKMVMKLPVGVITESVDGANAWAAQGPQAQDLPPNLAGELRKGIPAAGGGMGLLLAAAAGEAEVQAIDDTTVNWKKGDFEAKLTFDPASHQLVKMAYSSIGMSGPAETEVQLSDFRPVEGLTLPFHEVTLQNGQKVLDRTIAERKLNTGVKPESFKKP, encoded by the coding sequence ATGCGTTTCACCACGATCCTGCTCCCCGCGCTCGTCTCCATTCTGGCCTCGGCCCAGACCGCTCAACCCACACAACCGCCCAAGGTGAATCCCCTCGCTGTCGCCAAGCCCGCGCCTCCTGCCAAGCCAAAGATGACTCCTCCCGCCCCCACCGCGCCGCGCCCCTACGAATTTCCGAAGGTGGCCTCTAAGACCCTCCCCAACGGGCTGAAAGTCTTCGTCATCGAGGATCACCGCCTGCCGCTTCTTTCGGCTTCTCTCCAGGTCATCGCCGGTGGCGCCTACGCCCCGCCAGAGAAGTCCGGTCTCGCCAATATGACCGCATCGCTGCTCCACGAGGGCACCACTACCCGCTCCGCGCAGGATCTGGCCAAGCTTGCCGACAACGCGGGCGGCTCCCTCTCCGCCGGAGCCGGTGACGACGTGGCCACGCTCGGCATGACCTTCATGAAGTCTTATTCTTCGCTGGGCATGGAACTCCTGGCGGACATGACGCGCAACCCGGCCTTCTCCCAGGAAGAGATCGATCGCGCCATGCGCCAGGCGCAATCCAACCTGCAGGTCTCCTACTCCAGCGCGGAGTACCTTGCCCCCGCAAGCGCCTCCCGAGCCCTGCTCGGCACCCACCCCTACGCCTACCCCGGTGACGGCACGCCCGTGACCCTGCGCAATATCAAGCGCGAGGACATCGTCTCGTTCTATAAGGCGAACTATGCGCCCGGCCGCGCCTGGATGGCCGTCGCGGGCGACGTCACCCCCGACGAAGCGTTCGCGCTCGTCGAAAAGTACTTCGGATCCTGGGAAGCCGCTGCCGCGCCCGATGCCAAACTGCCCGCGCCGCCCGCGCCCAAACCGCAGGTCGTCATCGTCGACATGCCGAACGCCGTGCAGACCCAGATCATCGTCGGCCACCTCGGCGTACCTCGCAACAGCCCCGACTATCTTGCTCTCTACGTTGCCAACCAGATCTTCGGCGGCAGTTTCAACTCCCGCCTGAACATGAAGCTCCGCGCCAACGAAGGCCTCACCTACGGTGCGAACTCCTCCTTTGAGCCCGCCCGCCAGACCGGCACCTTCCAGGCGTCCACCTTCACCCGTACCGAAAAGACGGCCGATGCCATCCGCATGCTGGTCGACCTCCTCCAGGAGTTCAAGCAGAATCCGGCCACGAAGGAAGAATTCGACGAGGCCAAGGCCTACCTTATGGGTTCGTTCGCGGTCGGCATTGAGACGGCCGCCGCTGTCGCCGGCCGCGTCCTCACCACCGCAGTCTACGGCCTGCCCGACGACTACTACCCGAAATTCCGCGAACGCCTCCAGGCCCTCACCCGCGAGCAGATGTCCGCCTCACTCCAGAAGTTCCTGGAGACCGACAAACTCACCATCGTCGCCGTCGGCAACGCGAAGGAGTTCTCCAAGGAACTCCAAGCCTACGGACCCACCCGCATCATCAAGGCGGAGGATCTCGACCTCACCGCGCCTGACATGGTCAAGGTGAAGGCCGCCGCGTCCGCAGCCAGCCCCGAAGCCGCCACTAAAGGCAAAGCGCTGATTGCCGCCGCTCTCACCGCGCTGGGCGGTCAGGAAAAAGCTGCAGCGGTGAAAGATCAGGTGCTGACGGGTAAGATCAAGCTGACCATGCCTCAGGCCTCCTTCGACGGTGACTCCGAGGAATCCGTCCTCTACCCGGCTTACTACAAGATGGTGATGAAGCTGCCTGTGGGCGTCATCACGGAATCAGTCGACGGCGCCAACGCCTGGGCCGCCCAGGGCCCGCAGGCACAGGACCTCCCGCCCAACCTGGCGGGGGAACTGCGCAAGGGGATCCCTGCTGCCGGCGGTGGGATGGGCCTGCTTCTCGCGGCAGCCGCCGGAGAAGCCGAGGTCCAGGCCATCGACGACACGACTGTGAATTGGAAGAAGGGTGATTTCGAAGCCAAACTGACCTTCGACCCCGCCAGCCACCAACTGGTGAAGATGGCTTACAGCAGCATCGGCATGAGCGGCCCGGCCGAGACGGAAGTGCAGCTCAGCGACTTTCGCCCGGTGGAGGGCCTGACCCTCCCGTTCCATGAAGTCACTCTGCAGAACGGCCAGAAGGTCCTCGACCGCACCATCGCTGAACGCAAGCTGAACACTGGAGTGAAACCCGAGTCGTTCAAGAAACCCTAG
- a CDS encoding EutN/CcmL family microcompartment protein, with translation MLIARVIGDITATQKHPSHEGKKLLLVQPLDLDGSHRGMPVIAVDSVSAGIGDRVLLVQDGFAAFTTVGLKIAPIDSAVIGVIDHIQLDLGLDAVAPEPAPAPAEPRPAAKKQPKKNRAQ, from the coding sequence ATGCTGATTGCCCGTGTCATCGGAGACATTACCGCCACCCAGAAGCACCCTTCGCATGAGGGGAAGAAGTTGCTTCTCGTCCAACCGCTGGACCTCGACGGCTCGCATCGCGGCATGCCCGTCATCGCCGTAGATAGCGTCAGCGCCGGCATTGGTGACCGCGTTCTGCTCGTGCAGGACGGCTTCGCGGCTTTCACCACCGTCGGACTCAAAATCGCGCCAATCGACTCCGCCGTGATCGGCGTCATCGATCATATCCAGCTCGACCTAGGCCTCGACGCCGTCGCCCCTGAGCCCGCTCCGGCTCCCGCTGAACCCAGGCCTGCTGCGAAGAAGCAGCCCAAGAAGAATCGCGCCCAGTAG
- a CDS encoding class II aldolase/adducin family protein — protein MLKTEQELREDIVQIGRLVFEKGWIAANDGNISIRLDSGRVLCTPTNISKGMLAKDDLIICDMAGNKLSGAKAPTSELAMHLLIYEMRPDIQAVVHTHPPVSTGFAATGRALNQAILPEVVIGLGCVPLAEYGLPGTSALTEPLKPYIPRYDAILMANHGVVCYGPDVFSAYFRMETVEHYARIALVAELLGGAKALPRIEVDKLYESRTRYGVNARSTLEAGCPLAAEDIPSGSPVRSNGKFEVTREELIALVEEVLRSRGVA, from the coding sequence ATGTTGAAAACGGAACAGGAGCTTCGCGAGGACATCGTCCAAATTGGACGTCTGGTCTTCGAAAAAGGTTGGATCGCAGCCAACGACGGAAACATCTCGATCCGGCTCGACTCCGGCCGTGTCCTCTGCACCCCCACCAACATCAGCAAGGGTATGCTCGCCAAGGATGATCTGATCATCTGCGATATGGCGGGCAACAAGCTTTCCGGCGCGAAAGCGCCCACCAGTGAGTTGGCCATGCACCTGCTCATCTATGAGATGCGGCCCGACATCCAGGCGGTCGTTCACACGCATCCCCCCGTCTCCACCGGTTTCGCCGCCACTGGCCGCGCTCTCAACCAGGCCATCCTGCCCGAAGTCGTCATCGGACTCGGCTGCGTGCCTCTGGCAGAGTATGGCCTGCCCGGCACCAGCGCCCTGACTGAGCCATTGAAGCCCTACATCCCCCGCTACGACGCCATCCTCATGGCCAATCACGGGGTGGTCTGCTACGGTCCGGACGTCTTCAGCGCTTACTTCCGCATGGAGACCGTCGAGCACTATGCCCGCATTGCACTGGTGGCCGAGTTGCTGGGCGGCGCCAAGGCCCTGCCCCGCATCGAAGTCGACAAGCTCTACGAGTCCCGGACGCGCTACGGAGTGAACGCCCGCTCCACTCTGGAAGCCGGTTGCCCGCTCGCCGCCGAGGACATTCCATCCGGCTCTCCAGTGCGGTCTAATGGTAAATTCGAGGTCACGCGCGAGGAACTCATCGCGCTGGTCGAGGAAGTGTTGCGGTCGCGAGGCGTTGCCTGA
- the eutM gene encoding ethanolamine utilization microcompartment protein EutM, with translation MGDALGMVECRGLVSMVEAADAMVKAANVNLVGWEKIGSGYVTALVRGDVAAVRAATDAGAAAARRVGELVAVHVIPRPHPSLEAILPIGKSSK, from the coding sequence ATGGGTGATGCGCTTGGAATGGTGGAATGCCGCGGTCTGGTCTCCATGGTCGAGGCCGCTGACGCAATGGTGAAAGCCGCCAATGTGAATTTGGTCGGTTGGGAAAAGATCGGTTCGGGCTACGTCACCGCGCTCGTCCGTGGCGATGTGGCCGCCGTTCGCGCCGCTACGGATGCCGGCGCCGCCGCCGCCCGCCGTGTCGGCGAACTCGTCGCCGTCCACGTCATCCCCCGGCCCCATCCGAGCCTCGAAGCTATCCTGCCTATCGGCAAGTCGTCGAAATAG
- a CDS encoding M16 family metallopeptidase, producing the protein MLLQSSRHSAPNLRVLCLAPLAALTMTMTGFAADTPPPLKILRHELPNGLKVVLAEDHSRPVTNLQVWFHVGSKDEKTGRTGFAHLFEHLMFRGSKNVGPEEHMRYVREAGGQVNAYTSFDQTVYWETFPSNYLERMLWLEADRLSSLDVSDANFKKEREVVKEERRLRFENPPYGLIFEDVLAKTYTQYPYKHLPIGSMEDLNKATVEDVKEFHDLFYVPNNATIVAVGDFDAKEAIALIDKHFSSIPKGKPIPRVTATEPVQTAARETTIKYKNVPLDAVVSAYHLPPLGHPDSYALEIASSILSTGQSSRLYKRLVYDEQSAVAAQGEGLFLEGPSVFFGFAVVNQGKNIKEVSNSLEYTFQEMTEKPVTDEELAKAKNQTIAGFIIGREGVQAKADFLGKCSVLLGDPERYNTELENYRKVTAADVLRVAKKYLAKSNQTKLWVYPEAEAPKTPEPKQ; encoded by the coding sequence ATGCTGCTCCAATCCAGCCGTCACTCCGCACCCAACCTGCGCGTGTTGTGCCTCGCACCCCTGGCTGCTCTCACTATGACTATGACGGGCTTTGCTGCCGATACCCCACCCCCACTCAAGATCCTCCGCCACGAACTCCCCAATGGCCTCAAGGTCGTCCTCGCCGAGGATCACTCGCGCCCGGTCACCAACCTTCAGGTCTGGTTCCATGTCGGCTCCAAGGACGAGAAGACCGGCCGCACCGGTTTCGCTCACTTGTTCGAGCACCTCATGTTCCGTGGCTCCAAGAATGTTGGCCCCGAAGAGCATATGCGCTATGTCCGCGAGGCGGGTGGCCAAGTCAACGCCTACACCAGCTTCGATCAGACGGTCTATTGGGAAACCTTCCCCTCCAACTACCTGGAGCGCATGCTCTGGCTGGAAGCCGACCGCCTGTCCTCCCTCGATGTCTCCGACGCCAACTTTAAGAAGGAACGCGAAGTCGTCAAGGAAGAGCGCCGCCTGCGCTTCGAGAATCCGCCCTACGGCCTGATCTTTGAGGACGTGCTGGCCAAGACTTACACCCAGTACCCGTACAAGCACCTCCCCATAGGCTCGATGGAAGACCTGAACAAGGCCACCGTCGAGGACGTCAAGGAGTTCCACGACCTCTTCTACGTCCCCAACAACGCCACCATAGTCGCGGTCGGCGACTTCGACGCCAAGGAAGCCATCGCCCTCATCGATAAGCACTTCTCGTCGATCCCCAAAGGCAAGCCTATCCCCCGCGTCACGGCCACTGAGCCGGTCCAGACCGCCGCCCGCGAGACCACCATTAAGTACAAAAACGTACCCCTCGACGCAGTCGTCAGCGCTTACCACCTTCCGCCGCTCGGCCACCCCGACTCCTACGCCCTCGAGATCGCGTCTTCCATCCTCTCCACCGGCCAGTCCTCGCGCCTCTACAAGCGCTTGGTCTACGACGAACAGTCCGCTGTCGCCGCACAGGGTGAAGGCCTTTTCCTCGAAGGTCCGTCCGTCTTCTTCGGCTTCGCCGTGGTGAACCAGGGTAAAAACATCAAGGAAGTCTCCAACAGCCTCGAGTACACCTTCCAGGAGATGACCGAGAAGCCTGTCACCGACGAAGAGCTCGCCAAGGCTAAGAATCAGACGATCGCCGGGTTCATCATCGGCCGCGAAGGCGTCCAGGCCAAGGCCGACTTCCTCGGTAAGTGCTCAGTTCTTCTGGGCGACCCCGAGCGCTACAACACCGAACTCGAGAACTACCGCAAGGTCACTGCCGCTGACGTCCTGCGCGTTGCCAAGAAGTACCTGGCCAAGTCCAACCAGACCAAGCTCTGGGTCTATCCCGAGGCCGAAGCGCCCAAGACGCCGGAGCCCAAGCAGTAA
- a CDS encoding (deoxy)nucleoside triphosphate pyrophosphohydrolase, with protein MIVVAGVLQQDGKLLIGQRMAKDRHGLKWEFPGGKVEVGETPKQALRRELREELGIEAVIGPEIARYEHSAQGRPPLILLFHKVDTYTGEPQPKTFEQILWETPAVLPDYDFLDGDLDFVRRIARGRISQLR; from the coding sequence ATGATCGTGGTCGCTGGCGTCCTCCAGCAAGACGGCAAGCTGCTCATAGGCCAGCGTATGGCGAAAGACCGTCACGGCCTCAAGTGGGAGTTCCCTGGCGGCAAGGTGGAAGTCGGCGAAACCCCCAAACAAGCCCTGCGGCGTGAGCTCCGGGAGGAACTCGGCATAGAAGCCGTGATCGGTCCCGAGATCGCCCGGTACGAGCATTCGGCGCAAGGCCGCCCCCCGCTGATCCTCCTGTTTCACAAGGTAGACACCTACACCGGGGAGCCCCAACCAAAAACTTTCGAGCAGATCCTCTGGGAAACGCCCGCCGTTCTCCCCGACTACGACTTCCTCGATGGCGACCTCGATTTCGTCCGCCGCATCGCCCGCGGCCGCATCAGCCAGTTGCGCTAG
- a CDS encoding EutN/CcmL family microcompartment protein: MQLGRVVGCVWSSVKNLGLTGQRLLIVQPVKADLSLTGRAIICTDCTGAGSGELIYWVRGKEASFPFTDAEVPSDATIVGIVDELNLGKPRTEEHL; this comes from the coding sequence GTGCAATTAGGCCGAGTCGTGGGTTGCGTCTGGTCCAGCGTGAAAAACCTGGGCCTCACCGGCCAGCGCCTGCTCATCGTCCAACCCGTCAAAGCCGACCTCTCGCTCACGGGCCGCGCCATCATCTGTACAGATTGCACCGGCGCCGGCTCCGGCGAACTCATTTACTGGGTCCGCGGCAAGGAGGCGTCCTTCCCCTTTACCGACGCTGAAGTCCCGTCCGATGCCACCATCGTTGGGATCGTTGACGAGCTGAACCTCGGCAAGCCCAGGACGGAGGAGCACCTCTGA
- a CDS encoding DUF4149 domain-containing protein, translated as MANQARMGGTSSAHDRISHHTSWATRRITAVLLSIWIGGILLVSLVAPAGYRSVDSTMARPPQHIAKAMQQLGQTPMRDILQYQASEANRVVLEWWGLLQMAAGLSVFLLLLFMSTAGRPALGISLGMLLMSLLEEFFLIPRISQIGQDIQVTNPARAAEMAAKIRALHLGFTAFEMVVVLLGAILLGLLLRSRPGFSGSRSGLRGDGVEA; from the coding sequence GTGGCCAATCAGGCTAGGATGGGCGGTACGTCGTCGGCGCATGACCGGATTTCGCATCACACATCGTGGGCGACACGCCGGATTACGGCGGTGCTGTTGAGTATCTGGATCGGCGGGATTCTGCTGGTGTCGCTGGTGGCGCCGGCGGGCTACCGCTCAGTGGACAGCACGATGGCGAGGCCGCCGCAGCATATCGCGAAAGCGATGCAACAGCTGGGGCAGACGCCGATGCGGGACATACTGCAATACCAGGCATCGGAGGCGAACCGCGTTGTGCTGGAGTGGTGGGGCCTGTTGCAGATGGCGGCCGGGCTGTCGGTATTTCTGCTGTTGCTGTTCATGAGTACGGCGGGGCGGCCGGCATTGGGCATATCCCTGGGGATGCTGCTGATGTCGCTGCTGGAGGAGTTCTTCCTGATTCCACGCATTTCCCAGATCGGCCAGGACATTCAGGTGACGAATCCGGCGCGTGCGGCGGAGATGGCGGCGAAGATACGGGCGCTGCACCTGGGCTTCACGGCGTTCGAGATGGTGGTGGTGCTACTGGGCGCGATTCTTCTTGGGCTGCTTCTTCGCAGCAGGCCTGGGTTCAGCGGGAGCCGGAGCGGGCTCAGGGGCGACGGCGTCGAGGCCTAG
- a CDS encoding EutN/CcmL family microcompartment protein — MTLGRVVGTIVATRKDPRLEGHKLLIIKPVTPDGKDEAGYLVAIDTVSAGFRELVITVAGSSARMAEGCKDKPVDCVIVGIVDNVSMDTGR; from the coding sequence ATGACGCTCGGCCGTGTGGTCGGCACAATTGTTGCCACCCGCAAAGACCCCAGACTTGAGGGGCACAAACTCCTTATCATCAAGCCCGTCACCCCCGACGGCAAGGACGAGGCAGGCTATCTGGTCGCCATCGATACCGTCAGCGCCGGTTTTCGCGAACTGGTCATCACCGTCGCCGGCAGCAGCGCGCGCATGGCTGAAGGCTGCAAGGACAAACCGGTCGACTGCGTCATCGTAGGCATCGTCGACAACGTTTCCATGGACACAGGCCGCTAA
- a CDS encoding sigma-54-dependent Fis family transcriptional regulator, producing MNSERDLHQLLDLVAEEGARLLGAERASIFLLSEDGRELTSKVALGSTEMIRLDSKQGIAGTVVSTCEEICVDDAYGDTRFYQGVDERSGYRTKNMLAVPLTDLDGRAIGAFEILNKREGIFDEEDKQITRALAASAAIAIQTAKFIAELQRHRVRLEDENRNLLRELGGKLPGKTILGSHPKIEELRRMIERVADAEVTVLITGESGTGKDLIARSLHFASPRAARPFVALNCAALPETLVETELFGVEKGVATGVDRRAGKFESAHGGTLFLDEIGDLSLAAQAKILRVLQERMVERIGGRTPIPVDVRVIAATNKDLAEAIQKNLFREDLFYRLNVIHLRTTPLRQMSADIPALAAMLLQRIAEEMRRPVLGLSRAALGALAGYRWPGNIRQLENELRRAMVVARGAMIEPEDFSEALQGSPDTAAAEQAAGRGLQEEIEDLERRRIQEAMARHGQNQQKTARALGLSRQGLINKLKRYGIKATAAEEEQGGQSG from the coding sequence ATGAACTCGGAGCGAGACCTGCACCAACTGCTGGACCTGGTGGCCGAAGAGGGGGCGCGGCTTCTGGGCGCCGAGCGGGCCAGCATCTTCCTGCTGAGTGAAGACGGCCGCGAACTGACATCAAAGGTAGCGCTGGGCAGTACGGAGATGATCAGGCTGGACTCGAAGCAGGGGATCGCGGGGACGGTGGTATCGACCTGCGAGGAGATCTGTGTCGACGACGCCTACGGGGATACGCGGTTCTACCAGGGAGTGGACGAGCGCAGCGGCTACCGGACGAAGAACATGCTGGCAGTGCCGTTGACCGACCTGGATGGGCGTGCGATTGGCGCATTCGAGATCCTGAACAAGCGCGAAGGGATCTTCGACGAAGAGGATAAGCAGATCACGCGGGCCCTGGCGGCCAGTGCGGCGATCGCCATCCAGACGGCAAAGTTCATTGCGGAGTTGCAGCGGCACCGGGTGCGGTTGGAAGACGAGAATCGCAACCTGTTGCGGGAGTTGGGCGGGAAGCTGCCGGGCAAGACAATCCTGGGTTCACATCCAAAGATCGAAGAGCTGCGGCGGATGATCGAGCGGGTGGCGGACGCCGAGGTCACGGTGCTGATCACGGGTGAGAGTGGGACGGGCAAGGATCTGATCGCACGGTCGCTGCATTTTGCGAGTCCGCGGGCAGCGCGGCCGTTTGTCGCACTGAACTGCGCGGCTTTGCCGGAAACCCTGGTGGAGACCGAGCTCTTCGGTGTAGAGAAGGGTGTGGCGACGGGGGTGGACCGGCGAGCGGGCAAGTTCGAGTCGGCGCATGGCGGGACGCTGTTCCTGGACGAGATCGGCGACCTGAGCCTGGCGGCGCAGGCGAAGATCCTGCGGGTGCTGCAGGAGCGGATGGTGGAACGAATTGGCGGTCGGACCCCAATCCCGGTGGACGTGCGGGTGATTGCGGCCACGAATAAGGATCTGGCCGAGGCGATTCAGAAGAATCTGTTCCGCGAGGATCTGTTTTACCGGCTGAATGTGATTCATCTGCGGACGACGCCGCTACGGCAGATGTCGGCGGACATTCCGGCCCTGGCTGCAATGCTGCTGCAGAGGATCGCGGAAGAGATGCGGCGTCCCGTGCTGGGCTTGTCGAGAGCGGCGCTGGGCGCGCTGGCGGGCTACCGTTGGCCGGGCAATATCCGGCAACTGGAGAACGAGCTGCGGCGGGCCATGGTGGTGGCGCGAGGCGCGATGATCGAGCCGGAGGATTTCTCTGAGGCGCTGCAGGGATCGCCGGACACCGCCGCGGCGGAGCAGGCGGCCGGGCGAGGTTTGCAGGAAGAGATTGAAGATCTGGAGCGCCGACGGATTCAGGAAGCGATGGCGCGGCACGGCCAGAACCAGCAGAAGACGGCGCGGGCGCTGGGACTCAGCCGCCAAGGGTTGATCAACAAGTTGAAGCGGTATGGCATCAAAGCCACCGCTGCGGAGGAAGAGCAAGGTGGCCAATCAGGCTAG
- a CDS encoding iron-sulfur cluster assembly scaffold protein, which translates to MYSEQLLEHFQNPRNAGVLPDPALTVNVENPACGDRLRLSARVEDGVVTAAMFQVRGCTASIACGSALTVWLTGRRVDEVSRCKGSEIAAAVEGLVGGLANESKHAALLMADGVAGLIRAARAS; encoded by the coding sequence TTGTACAGCGAACAGCTTCTCGAACATTTCCAGAATCCGCGCAATGCAGGGGTGCTGCCGGATCCGGCCCTCACCGTCAACGTGGAGAATCCTGCCTGTGGAGACCGGTTGCGGCTCTCGGCCCGGGTGGAGGACGGGGTTGTCACGGCCGCGATGTTCCAGGTGCGGGGGTGCACGGCTTCTATCGCTTGCGGGTCGGCCTTAACGGTTTGGCTGACAGGCCGGCGAGTGGATGAGGTGTCGCGATGCAAGGGATCGGAGATTGCCGCGGCGGTGGAAGGATTGGTCGGCGGGCTGGCTAACGAGTCTAAACACGCCGCGCTGTTGATGGCGGACGGGGTGGCGGGGTTGATTCGGGCCGCTCGGGCGAGCTGA